A region from the Lentimonas sp. CC4 genome encodes:
- the cobM gene encoding precorrin-4 C(11)-methyltransferase: MKKGTVTFCGAGPGAPDLLTLRAHRAIAEADVIVYAGSLVSPEVIAHHKPECQLHDSAGLNLDEFVQIMIDAARAQQTVLRLHTGDPSIYGATKEQMRLLDAADISYQSIPGITAAFAAAATLNAELTQPGLSQSVIISRRAGRTPVPEREALPHIGAIGATLTLYLSIGDIEGLVEELLASGGYTEQTPAAVVYRASWPDEKSVRGTLSTIAARVREAGITRQAIIMVGDVLSGEGEASLLYDRGFSHGYRKANGPQKTESLPVAETECAPFLRFGGRIAVYGLTQAGSQQALQLASLLDGTAYVSETQIETCQANGDTVQTFAPDAFEVCLQNTWAHYDAHVFIMASGIVVRKVAQLLESKEVDPATLVMDEKANFVQSLTGGHLGGGNRLAQDIQKLCGAQAVISTASDTQGMLAFDEFAATRGLRIENRDSIVLLNKALLEQQRIALIGFTADEAAAFADLPHVRTCAVTDALDDFDAIVSLDTELEINERPRLALSRLSLVLGIGCKRGTPADQIDAAIERTCLRYGIDRSRIDHLVSAEIKHDEAGILELAARNHWQCHFLSAESLNQQAVTNPSEFVASQVGTPSVAEAGARVFGQGRLLAPKQKDDGVTVAVATMGSIVQSIAEPEAKEAVIYAIGIGPGTQASLTNEAETAIRQADWVVGYTSYCKQLEWLTHGNRVYSTGMRSEIERCDEAVRLAAEGNKVALVCSGDAGIYGMSGLIFERVAALGQNNVTVKVIAGVTSSSSAAAAIGAPLMNDFATISLSDLLTPREWIKKRIQAVAEAGLVCCLYNPRSRKRKALLDWVLETFVEHRGDTVPVALVRDAGRPKEWKWVGALKDIPIEEIGMTTMLIIGNESTITLDGYMVTKRGYEKKPSYAVAE; this comes from the coding sequence ATGAAAAAAGGAACAGTAACTTTTTGCGGAGCTGGCCCCGGCGCACCTGATTTATTAACGCTACGTGCTCACCGAGCCATCGCCGAAGCAGACGTCATCGTCTATGCGGGCTCACTCGTCAGCCCTGAAGTGATCGCACACCACAAGCCCGAGTGCCAACTCCACGACAGCGCGGGGCTCAACCTCGACGAATTCGTGCAAATCATGATCGACGCCGCCCGCGCGCAACAGACCGTGCTCCGCCTCCACACGGGCGACCCCTCAATCTATGGTGCCACGAAGGAGCAAATGCGCCTCCTCGACGCGGCCGACATTTCTTACCAATCGATCCCGGGAATCACCGCAGCCTTTGCCGCAGCCGCCACACTGAATGCCGAACTCACACAGCCGGGACTCTCGCAGAGTGTCATCATTAGTCGCCGTGCAGGACGCACACCCGTGCCCGAGCGCGAGGCACTACCACACATTGGGGCAATCGGTGCGACACTCACACTTTACCTAAGCATCGGCGATATTGAAGGACTTGTCGAAGAACTGCTCGCCAGCGGTGGCTACACCGAACAAACGCCCGCAGCCGTCGTCTATCGCGCCAGCTGGCCCGACGAAAAATCGGTGCGTGGCACGCTCAGCACGATTGCGGCACGCGTGCGCGAGGCAGGCATCACACGCCAAGCGATCATTATGGTTGGCGACGTGCTCTCGGGCGAAGGCGAGGCATCGCTCCTCTACGATCGCGGCTTTAGCCACGGATACCGCAAAGCCAACGGCCCACAAAAGACCGAGAGTTTGCCAGTGGCAGAAACAGAATGCGCCCCCTTCTTACGTTTTGGTGGACGCATCGCGGTTTACGGACTCACACAAGCGGGCAGTCAGCAAGCGCTACAATTAGCCTCATTACTCGATGGCACTGCCTATGTCAGCGAAACACAAATTGAGACCTGCCAAGCAAACGGTGATACGGTGCAGACCTTTGCGCCCGATGCATTCGAAGTATGCCTGCAGAACACATGGGCGCACTATGACGCGCATGTGTTCATCATGGCTTCTGGCATCGTCGTGCGTAAAGTGGCTCAGCTGCTGGAATCAAAGGAAGTCGATCCAGCCACCTTGGTCATGGATGAAAAAGCCAACTTTGTGCAAAGCCTCACCGGTGGCCATCTCGGAGGTGGCAACCGTCTCGCCCAAGACATCCAAAAACTATGCGGCGCGCAGGCCGTTATTTCGACCGCTTCTGATACGCAAGGCATGCTCGCCTTTGACGAGTTTGCCGCCACACGTGGCCTACGAATTGAAAACCGAGATAGCATCGTGTTACTCAACAAAGCACTGCTTGAGCAGCAACGCATCGCTCTGATCGGATTCACTGCCGACGAAGCCGCGGCCTTTGCAGACTTGCCACACGTGAGGACGTGCGCGGTGACTGACGCACTGGACGATTTTGACGCCATCGTTAGCCTCGATACCGAACTGGAAATCAATGAGCGGCCACGGCTCGCACTCAGCCGCCTGAGCCTGGTGCTCGGGATCGGTTGCAAGCGCGGCACGCCCGCCGATCAAATCGATGCCGCGATCGAGCGCACCTGCCTGCGCTATGGAATTGACCGCAGCCGTATCGACCATCTGGTCTCTGCAGAAATAAAGCACGATGAAGCTGGCATTCTAGAGCTCGCTGCGCGCAATCATTGGCAGTGTCATTTCTTGTCAGCCGAAAGCCTGAACCAGCAAGCCGTGACGAATCCATCTGAGTTTGTTGCCAGCCAAGTCGGCACACCTTCGGTCGCAGAAGCAGGCGCACGTGTCTTTGGTCAAGGGCGCCTCCTCGCACCGAAACAAAAGGACGACGGCGTGACCGTCGCAGTCGCAACGATGGGCTCGATTGTGCAATCGATCGCTGAGCCAGAGGCTAAAGAAGCCGTCATTTATGCAATCGGCATTGGACCGGGCACTCAGGCCTCGCTCACCAACGAGGCCGAGACTGCGATCCGCCAAGCGGATTGGGTCGTCGGCTATACCAGCTATTGCAAACAACTCGAATGGCTCACGCACGGCAACCGCGTGTATAGCACAGGTATGCGCTCTGAAATCGAACGGTGTGACGAGGCTGTTCGTCTCGCCGCAGAGGGCAACAAGGTCGCACTGGTTTGCTCGGGCGATGCAGGCATCTACGGCATGTCAGGGTTGATCTTTGAGCGCGTCGCCGCTCTTGGGCAGAACAATGTCACTGTCAAAGTGATCGCAGGCGTCACCTCCTCCAGCAGTGCAGCAGCCGCGATCGGTGCGCCGCTGATGAATGACTTTGCAACAATTAGTCTTTCCGACCTACTCACACCACGTGAATGGATTAAGAAACGCATCCAAGCCGTCGCCGAAGCAGGACTCGTTTGCTGCCTATATAACCCCCGCAGCCGTAAACGCAAAGCACTGCTGGATTGGGTATTAGAGACCTTTGTCGAGCATCGCGGGGATACCGTCCCAGTGGCACTGGTGCGGGATGCAGGACGCCCGAAGGAATGGAAGTGGGTCGGTGCGCTCAAAGATATCCCAATCGAAGAGATCGGCATGACGACCATGCTCATCATCGGCAACGAGTCCACCATCACGTTAGACGGCTACATGGTCACCAAGCGTGGCTACGAGAAAAAGCCAAGCTACGCCGTCGCTGAATGA
- the cbiE gene encoding precorrin-6y C5,15-methyltransferase (decarboxylating) subunit CbiE encodes MIHVISCGTCYEDLSQRARQVVENCDLLYGGTRLLEWFQDTRAKLRPLTKALDQELDVLIKESQQMEIAVLASGDSLFFGIAAKLARRVPADALNIVPGISAMQAAFAHLGIDWSGARFYSIHGRDSTVLPWRVILQQPSAVVYGDHQRTPAWIAAELIRQHPEAATRQASIAENLGSDQAHIETATLEALTQSDCGGLSMLILHTVGKAIESPALSLGLADDHYAHVKGLITHPEVRAIALSKLRLKAGVLWDLGAGSGSVGIEAAGLCANVQVYSVEKSAERVAMIEQNRTAEGLNHLTVIEGDALTSIPQLPDPDAVFIGGGGKQVGALIEAALQRLTPGGHIVATAVLADTIEQLNHSATEHRTEWLEIGVRRARTLAHSSLFDSDTPINIFVFKKR; translated from the coding sequence ATGATTCACGTAATCAGTTGTGGCACCTGCTACGAAGACTTGAGCCAACGTGCGCGGCAAGTCGTCGAAAACTGCGACCTACTCTACGGGGGAACGCGTCTGCTTGAGTGGTTTCAAGACACGCGTGCAAAACTGCGTCCACTCACAAAAGCATTGGATCAAGAACTCGACGTGTTGATCAAAGAGTCACAGCAGATGGAGATCGCGGTGCTCGCATCGGGCGACTCCCTGTTCTTTGGCATCGCAGCCAAGCTTGCACGGCGCGTGCCTGCCGACGCGCTCAACATAGTGCCGGGCATCAGCGCAATGCAGGCCGCCTTCGCTCACCTCGGCATCGATTGGTCAGGTGCACGTTTTTATTCGATTCATGGCCGCGACTCCACGGTCTTACCTTGGCGAGTCATCTTACAGCAGCCCAGCGCTGTCGTTTACGGCGACCATCAACGCACACCGGCATGGATCGCTGCCGAGTTGATCCGTCAACATCCCGAAGCTGCCACACGCCAAGCCAGCATCGCCGAAAACCTCGGCAGCGATCAGGCACATATTGAAACAGCGACACTGGAAGCACTGACACAAAGCGATTGCGGCGGCCTATCAATGCTCATCTTGCATACGGTAGGCAAGGCAATCGAAAGCCCCGCCCTCAGCCTTGGTTTAGCAGACGACCACTATGCCCACGTCAAAGGCCTCATCACACACCCCGAAGTGCGCGCCATCGCACTCTCAAAGCTGCGCCTCAAAGCTGGCGTGCTCTGGGACTTGGGTGCAGGCAGTGGCTCCGTCGGCATCGAAGCCGCAGGCCTCTGCGCAAACGTGCAGGTGTATAGCGTCGAGAAAAGCGCTGAACGGGTCGCCATGATCGAGCAAAATCGCACAGCCGAAGGACTCAACCACCTGACTGTCATCGAAGGTGACGCGCTCACGAGCATACCGCAATTGCCTGATCCCGACGCGGTATTCATCGGTGGAGGCGGCAAGCAAGTCGGCGCTCTAATCGAAGCAGCCCTGCAACGCTTAACACCAGGCGGTCACATCGTGGCCACCGCGGTGCTGGCTGACACCATCGAACAACTCAATCACAGTGCCACTGAGCATCGCACAGAATGGCTGGAAATCGGCGTGCGCCGCGCACGAACACTCGCGCACAGTTCACTCTTCGACAGTGACACCCCCATCAATATTTTTGTTTTTAAAAAACGATAG
- a CDS encoding SAM-dependent methyltransferase yields the protein MNIHDLIQALPELRTSTAETLCSDIATAIRTEELDLALIPKSNADTINENQEFDYFDANGHRVFFRKGFSAAMELRRLFVQRVIFAGAAPSRGMCTVEALEALNQAEVCLHDVLFDDTILNEVPEDATVIHVGKRCGAHAIRQPEINQLLLDYARQGKRVVRLKAGDPGIFGRLCEETDTLSAHELPFKVQAAVSSLSVATTATGILLTRRGSHRGFTVMTPRCAGGETRSLDPTARDMPVILFMASHIVRQSLEDLNQHGITTDTPAAIIYDAGCPQQSIVCGTVATLADIVEQMPPRTGLLYVGHGADTHWPNWRDSENLQPEDFSQAIAAIKQQLPTKEACLA from the coding sequence ATGAACATCCACGACCTCATTCAAGCGCTTCCAGAATTACGCACAAGCACCGCCGAGACGCTCTGCTCCGATATCGCAACAGCGATCCGCACTGAAGAACTTGACCTTGCCCTGATTCCTAAATCAAACGCAGACACAATCAACGAGAACCAGGAGTTCGATTACTTTGATGCGAACGGCCATCGAGTCTTCTTCCGAAAAGGATTTTCAGCAGCAATGGAGCTACGCCGCCTATTCGTTCAACGCGTCATTTTTGCAGGTGCAGCGCCCAGCCGCGGCATGTGCACCGTGGAGGCGCTCGAAGCCTTGAACCAAGCCGAAGTCTGCCTGCATGATGTGCTGTTTGATGATACGATCCTCAACGAGGTGCCCGAAGACGCGACCGTCATCCACGTGGGCAAACGCTGTGGCGCACATGCAATTCGCCAGCCTGAGATCAATCAGCTACTGCTCGATTATGCGCGCCAAGGCAAACGTGTGGTGCGCCTCAAAGCAGGCGATCCAGGTATTTTTGGCCGCCTCTGCGAGGAGACCGACACTCTCTCTGCCCACGAACTGCCCTTCAAAGTGCAGGCAGCAGTGAGCAGCCTATCGGTGGCCACGACTGCGACCGGCATCCTGCTAACACGCCGCGGCTCACACCGAGGCTTCACAGTCATGACGCCACGCTGCGCAGGTGGTGAGACCCGATCGCTCGATCCTACCGCACGAGACATGCCCGTCATTCTGTTCATGGCCTCCCACATCGTGCGTCAATCACTCGAGGATTTAAATCAGCATGGCATCACCACCGACACGCCCGCCGCGATCATTTACGACGCGGGTTGCCCCCAGCAAAGCATCGTCTGCGGCACCGTCGCCACGCTCGCAGACATCGTCGAGCAAATGCCGCCACGCACTGGACTACTCTACGTCGGCCATGGTGCCGACACGCATTGGCCCAACTGGCGCGACTCCGAGAACTTACAACCTGAGGACTTCTCGCAAGCGATCGCAGCCATCAAGCAACAGCTACCCACCAAGGAGGCCTGCCTCGCATGA
- the cbiD gene encoding cobalt-precorrin-5B (C(1))-methyltransferase CbiD yields MLTPPTTEFTKLRTGFSTGAYLSATAVAALRLLRGHTHTEPLRLKFPDGKERAIALQGSELISSQNARAWAIKDAGEDIDVTNGLRITTEVWHGQSESPTNPADYELQVGRCRVRLRGGSGVGKVTRPGLDAPVGKWAINPTPQTMLAANLAANGAEDYDDLLIEISIERGEEVAQRTLNPKLGVTGGLSILGTSGIVIPCSHAAYTATIEILARGAAREACPEVALVTGGRSHRWLCQHIPQIPEHAIIRFGDFIRESLEICQRHKIQTVHVVCMMGKLAKYALGVPYTHARENTQSPEKAAALLIDGGMSAERFASADQCRSIRELMLQLTEPEQSVARTILTRHAHAHLTKWFGSDAVCIHILDTSGNKELS; encoded by the coding sequence ATGCTCACACCGCCAACAACCGAATTTACCAAACTCCGCACAGGGTTTAGCACAGGTGCTTACCTGAGTGCGACTGCAGTGGCGGCGTTGCGTTTGTTACGTGGACACACACACACGGAGCCACTGAGGTTAAAGTTTCCGGACGGCAAAGAGCGAGCGATAGCGCTTCAGGGTTCAGAGCTGATTTCATCTCAGAACGCTCGCGCATGGGCGATCAAAGACGCAGGCGAAGATATCGACGTGACCAACGGTCTGCGCATCACCACAGAGGTTTGGCACGGACAGTCTGAATCACCCACAAACCCCGCAGACTACGAACTACAAGTCGGCCGCTGCCGCGTGCGCCTTCGAGGCGGTTCAGGCGTCGGAAAAGTCACACGCCCAGGCCTCGATGCACCTGTGGGCAAATGGGCAATCAATCCCACTCCGCAAACAATGCTCGCGGCGAACCTGGCCGCGAATGGCGCAGAGGACTACGACGACCTGCTGATTGAAATCTCTATCGAGCGGGGCGAGGAAGTCGCACAACGCACACTGAACCCAAAACTCGGAGTCACTGGCGGACTCTCGATTCTCGGCACCAGCGGCATCGTGATCCCTTGTTCGCACGCAGCCTACACCGCCACGATTGAAATTCTGGCTCGTGGCGCTGCACGCGAAGCCTGCCCAGAAGTCGCACTCGTCACTGGTGGTCGCAGTCACCGCTGGCTCTGCCAACACATCCCACAGATTCCAGAGCATGCGATCATTCGCTTTGGCGACTTCATTCGCGAGTCTCTGGAGATTTGCCAACGTCACAAAATCCAGACTGTGCACGTCGTATGCATGATGGGCAAGCTGGCCAAATACGCGCTAGGCGTGCCTTACACACATGCGCGCGAGAACACGCAATCACCCGAAAAAGCAGCCGCGCTATTGATCGACGGCGGCATGTCCGCGGAACGGTTCGCGAGCGCCGACCAGTGCCGCAGCATCCGAGAACTGATGCTACAGCTAACAGAGCCCGAACAATCAGTGGCTCGCACGATTCTTACACGCCATGCCCACGCTCATCTCACAAAGTGGTTTGGTAGCGATGCAGTGTGTATTCATATTTTAGATACATCAGGCAACAAGGAACTATCATGA
- a CDS encoding precorrin-8X methylmutase, producing MNTLASSITWNWSGAEVEAESFRRIEAEVGPHELSLEHWRIARRMIHTTTEFAIMDELHFADAPVATGLQALKEGRPIYCDSNMIRSGVSIPKLQSFNRNYTRDSLHCFVADADVAQAAKKNNTTRALAAVAKGKEIIDDGIVLIGNAPLALARICQLIEAGELRPRLVIGMPVGFVNVIESKQWLMRLKVPQVVLTGRRGGSPLAVTTLHAIMESREED from the coding sequence ATGAACACACTCGCTAGCAGCATCACTTGGAATTGGTCAGGTGCCGAAGTCGAAGCCGAAAGTTTTCGCCGTATCGAAGCCGAAGTTGGCCCGCACGAGCTCTCCCTAGAGCACTGGCGCATCGCTCGACGTATGATTCATACGACGACCGAGTTCGCGATCATGGATGAACTTCACTTTGCCGATGCCCCCGTAGCCACAGGCCTGCAGGCGCTCAAAGAAGGGCGCCCCATCTACTGCGACTCCAACATGATTCGGTCCGGCGTATCCATACCGAAACTACAAAGTTTCAACAGGAACTACACCCGCGACAGCTTGCACTGCTTTGTTGCAGATGCTGACGTGGCTCAAGCGGCCAAGAAAAACAATACGACCCGAGCCTTAGCCGCAGTGGCGAAAGGCAAGGAAATCATAGACGATGGAATCGTCCTGATCGGCAACGCTCCGCTGGCACTCGCCCGCATTTGCCAACTCATCGAAGCAGGTGAACTACGCCCACGCCTAGTAATCGGCATGCCCGTCGGATTCGTCAACGTCATCGAGTCGAAGCAATGGTTGATGCGCTTGAAAGTGCCTCAAGTTGTGCTAACCGGCCGACGCGGTGGCAGCCCGTTGGCGGTCACGACATTGCACGCGATTATGGAAAGTAGAGAAGAGGATTAG
- the cobI gene encoding precorrin-2 C(20)-methyltransferase yields the protein MSHNSATPTQGKLTGLGIGPGAKRYLTLEAVDALREADILLDIASPRSSESISARVIDDLGGCEGERVHLTTPMSLDKDRRQTYWSEQAEKVIDWLGAGKKIAFVTLGDPLIYSTFGYLRRATLTLNPEADVRVIPGITSFQAAAAKTGETLLENDESLVLMPASASLETRHALAAAADTVVVLKASKNKAQLFEEINAPLEAESFLYASKLDQAGEAVSDCPEAAAALPDTYLSLFISRRRNHDAPVSTQ from the coding sequence ATGAGTCATAATTCCGCAACACCCACACAAGGCAAACTAACCGGCTTGGGCATTGGCCCAGGCGCGAAGCGTTACCTAACACTAGAGGCTGTCGATGCCTTACGCGAAGCCGACATCTTACTCGATATCGCCAGTCCACGTAGTTCGGAGAGTATCTCCGCGCGCGTCATCGACGACCTCGGCGGTTGCGAGGGTGAACGCGTGCACTTGACCACGCCCATGTCGTTGGACAAAGACCGCCGCCAAACTTACTGGTCAGAACAAGCCGAGAAAGTCATCGACTGGCTCGGCGCAGGTAAGAAAATTGCCTTCGTCACCTTGGGCGATCCACTCATCTATAGCACCTTCGGCTACCTACGTCGCGCCACGCTGACGCTCAATCCCGAGGCCGACGTTCGCGTGATCCCAGGGATCACCTCCTTCCAGGCAGCAGCCGCAAAAACAGGAGAAACACTCCTCGAAAACGACGAGAGCCTCGTGCTCATGCCTGCAAGCGCTAGCCTCGAAACACGCCACGCGCTCGCAGCAGCAGCCGATACAGTCGTCGTGCTCAAGGCTTCCAAAAACAAAGCGCAACTCTTTGAGGAGATCAACGCCCCACTCGAAGCAGAGTCCTTTCTCTACGCAAGTAAGCTCGACCAAGCAGGCGAAGCCGTAAGCGACTGCCCTGAAGCCGCAGCAGCGCTGCCCGACACTTACCTGTCTCTATTTATTTCACGCCGTCGCAATCATGATGCTCCGGTGAGCACCCAATAA
- a CDS encoding sirohydrochlorin cobaltochelatase produces MKSAILIPLLILLVQCLAATPHKTTPPQEFGILLASFGTSDPAGRAAYAKIEDTVRERWPNSPIYWAYTSDFIRAKSLRNGVELDSPSVALSKMSDAGIKRVVVQSLHIIAGQEYEEITYAIHAYQGSHRAFDSVEIGMPLLASNADVLACSQLMITEADTIRKTGSALLFMGHGSKHHPADLTYTATAAVLRDLDPQAYLATVESPAGFEKILNQFKADQTKSVTLVPFMSVAGDHAKNDLAGDEPDSWKSQLEAAGIECDVLLRGMGEFDGIIDIWIEHLANAVEALDATEHES; encoded by the coding sequence ATGAAATCAGCTATACTTATACCGCTTCTAATACTGCTGGTGCAGTGCCTAGCAGCTACTCCGCACAAAACAACGCCACCACAAGAGTTTGGTATTCTTCTCGCCAGCTTCGGAACGAGTGACCCAGCGGGTCGTGCAGCGTATGCAAAAATTGAGGATACGGTGCGTGAGCGCTGGCCAAACTCTCCGATCTATTGGGCCTACACGTCTGACTTTATCCGGGCAAAATCGCTCCGCAATGGAGTTGAACTAGACTCGCCGAGCGTGGCGCTCTCGAAGATGAGTGACGCGGGTATTAAGCGCGTCGTGGTTCAATCCTTACACATCATTGCTGGGCAGGAATATGAAGAAATCACTTACGCGATTCACGCATATCAAGGCTCACATCGTGCGTTCGATTCAGTCGAAATCGGCATGCCACTCCTCGCGTCCAATGCAGACGTGCTGGCCTGCTCGCAACTAATGATCACCGAAGCCGACACGATCCGCAAAACCGGCAGCGCCCTCCTCTTTATGGGGCACGGCTCAAAACACCACCCGGCCGACCTTACCTATACCGCAACCGCAGCAGTGCTTCGCGACTTAGACCCACAGGCATATCTAGCGACAGTCGAAAGCCCTGCTGGATTTGAAAAAATCCTCAATCAATTTAAAGCCGACCAAACCAAATCCGTCACCCTAGTGCCCTTCATGTCTGTCGCGGGCGACCATGCCAAAAACGATCTTGCTGGCGATGAGCCCGACTCATGGAAATCACAACTCGAAGCCGCAGGCATCGAGTGTGATGTGCTCCTACGTGGTATGGGAGAATTTGATGGCATCATCGACATCTGGATCGAGCACCTCGCGAATGCGGTTGAAGCATTGGACGCTACAGAACATGAGTCATAA
- a CDS encoding Fur family transcriptional regulator, whose translation MKFTVVRNTRQREAILKALRAAGRPLTAQEICDLGQAYAPRLGLRTVYRNLRSLSEQSQVAGVDYPGQPPRYELVQPHGDRVHFICRSCNRLYDLDMAQPIVRATPPEGFKVTGEEVVLYGECPQCHGKDQP comes from the coding sequence ATGAAATTTACTGTGGTCAGGAATACCAGGCAACGAGAGGCGATTCTCAAGGCATTGCGCGCTGCTGGTCGGCCTTTGACAGCACAGGAGATTTGTGACCTAGGCCAAGCATACGCACCCCGTTTGGGCCTGCGCACTGTGTATCGAAACTTACGTTCCCTCAGTGAACAGAGCCAGGTTGCTGGGGTGGACTACCCTGGTCAGCCTCCACGTTATGAACTTGTGCAGCCGCATGGAGACCGCGTGCACTTCATTTGTCGAAGCTGTAACCGACTCTATGATTTGGATATGGCACAGCCAATTGTGCGCGCAACACCGCCCGAAGGCTTTAAAGTTACCGGTGAAGAGGTCGTTTTATATGGCGAATGCCCTCAGTGTCATGGCAAAGACCAGCCATAG